A genomic region of Rhodomicrobium lacus contains the following coding sequences:
- a CDS encoding DUF2865 domain-containing protein has protein sequence MTTFFRSVSLVCALAATLAFGVTESAAQWGSSGRYDSSPYGQQQPVYGQGQAPYGQTPYGQGQQQAPYGQPYGAPPYGNQNPRCRDLEAQLSGGGASTGQDQLPRIDADMRTADMIFRRAQADADRSDCYEDMFLFGKTLRRTPRCLDLDRQVQDAKANLTQLKSRRDAIVRGSAPRARHDDIVAELARNRCGDQYSREYDAQRRRDSSIFSFFSNEEDSEPAAPRSPWTTTPTYGSASTYRTLCVRECDGFYYPISTATTESQFQADAERCQSQCASPAELYYHRSDQDVDQMVSLSGRLYVTQPFAFRNRKVYVKGCSCKASEYSREEIAKFEESQRTSKRADASGNKASKAAAAAAAAPSPAAPATTTAPSAGGDPNFAQRISQAVQNAPATPPANAGSTQTLPSTSSSVATDGDLTVTPIPRNR, from the coding sequence ATGACGACTTTCTTTCGCAGTGTGAGCCTTGTTTGCGCGTTGGCGGCGACGCTCGCCTTCGGTGTCACGGAGAGCGCGGCGCAGTGGGGCAGTTCAGGCCGTTACGATTCGTCGCCTTACGGGCAGCAGCAGCCGGTTTATGGGCAGGGGCAGGCACCTTACGGGCAGACACCCTACGGGCAGGGCCAGCAGCAGGCGCCTTACGGTCAGCCCTATGGGGCGCCGCCTTACGGCAATCAGAACCCGCGCTGCCGCGACCTTGAAGCGCAGCTCTCTGGCGGTGGCGCAAGCACGGGGCAGGACCAATTGCCGAGGATCGACGCCGACATGCGCACGGCCGATATGATATTCCGCCGCGCGCAGGCCGACGCCGACCGCTCCGACTGCTATGAGGACATGTTCCTGTTCGGCAAGACGCTGCGCCGCACGCCGCGCTGCCTCGACCTCGACCGCCAGGTGCAGGATGCGAAGGCCAATCTCACGCAGTTGAAATCGCGCCGCGACGCCATCGTGCGCGGCAGCGCGCCGCGCGCCCGCCATGACGACATCGTGGCCGAACTCGCCCGCAACCGTTGCGGGGATCAGTATTCGCGCGAATACGACGCGCAGCGCAGGCGCGACAGCTCGATCTTCTCGTTCTTCAGCAATGAGGAAGATTCCGAGCCCGCCGCGCCGCGTTCGCCGTGGACCACGACGCCGACCTATGGCAGCGCGTCCACCTACCGGACGCTCTGCGTGCGTGAATGCGACGGCTTCTATTATCCGATCTCCACCGCCACGACCGAAAGCCAGTTTCAGGCCGACGCGGAGCGCTGCCAGTCGCAATGCGCGTCTCCGGCAGAACTTTATTATCACCGCTCCGATCAGGACGTGGATCAGATGGTTTCGCTCTCGGGGCGGCTCTACGTGACGCAGCCTTTCGCCTTCCGGAACCGCAAGGTCTACGTGAAGGGATGCTCGTGCAAGGCGAGCGAATATTCGCGCGAGGAAATCGCGAAGTTCGAGGAATCGCAGCGGACATCGAAGCGCGCGGATGCGAGCGGCAACAAGGCGAGCAAGGCTGCCGCTGCGGCGGCTGCTGCTCCTTCTCCGGCGGCGCCTGCGACGACCACGGCACCAAGCGCAGGCGGCGATCCGAACTTCGCTCAGCGCATCTCGCAGGCGGTGCAGAATGCGCCCGCTACGCCGCCCGCGAACGCCGGATCGACGCAAACCCTGCCGTCGACATCGTCGAGCGTCGCAACCGATGGCGATCTGACCGTGACCCCCATTCCGCGGAACCGCTGA
- the cysS gene encoding cysteine--tRNA ligase, translating to MKLKLYNTRTRRKEIFRPIDGKAVRMYVCGPTVYDFAHIGNARPVIVFDVLFRLLRHIYGAEHVIYARNITDVDDKINARAAAEGISIRELTERTAAQFHADVAAIGALPPTIEPRATEHIAEMIALVERLVERGHAYAAEGHVLFNVPSDDDYGELSRRSVDDMRAGARVEVAPYKRDAMDFVLWKPSTGAEPGWESPWGFGRPGWHLECSAMAEKHLGTVFDIHGGGIDLLFPHHENELAQSTCAHDTEVMANYWVHNGHLQVEGQKMSKSLGNFITIRDLLKDWPGDVIRLNMLRTHYRQPMDWTAKGLAESDSLLRRWRAAIDEDGVVSDGDFDDSAFLDALADDLNTPLAISAIHQMEPGDKFRALDLLGLGEPAEDPRLKAVNENAIEARITARLAARKSKDWAEADRIRNELAAMGVALKDAKNPATGEIETTWEIAR from the coding sequence ATGAAGCTTAAGCTTTACAATACGCGGACACGACGCAAGGAAATTTTCCGGCCCATCGACGGGAAGGCCGTGCGGATGTATGTCTGCGGTCCGACCGTCTACGATTTCGCGCATATCGGCAATGCGCGCCCCGTGATCGTGTTCGACGTGCTGTTCCGACTGCTGCGGCATATCTACGGCGCCGAGCACGTCATCTATGCGCGCAACATCACCGACGTCGACGACAAGATCAACGCGCGGGCGGCAGCCGAGGGCATATCGATCCGCGAACTGACCGAGCGCACCGCCGCGCAGTTTCACGCAGACGTGGCCGCCATCGGCGCGTTGCCGCCCACCATCGAGCCGCGCGCAACGGAGCATATCGCGGAGATGATTGCGCTCGTCGAACGTCTGGTGGAACGCGGCCACGCCTACGCAGCGGAAGGTCATGTGCTGTTCAACGTGCCGTCCGACGACGATTATGGCGAGCTTTCCCGCCGGTCCGTCGACGACATGCGGGCGGGCGCGCGCGTAGAGGTCGCGCCTTACAAGCGCGACGCGATGGACTTCGTGCTTTGGAAGCCGAGCACGGGCGCGGAACCCGGATGGGAAAGCCCGTGGGGCTTCGGCCGTCCCGGCTGGCATCTCGAATGCTCCGCCATGGCCGAAAAGCACCTCGGCACCGTGTTCGACATCCATGGCGGCGGTATCGACCTGCTCTTCCCGCATCACGAGAACGAGCTGGCGCAATCGACCTGCGCGCACGATACCGAAGTCATGGCGAACTACTGGGTGCACAACGGCCATCTTCAGGTCGAGGGACAGAAGATGTCGAAGTCGCTCGGCAATTTCATCACCATCCGCGACCTGCTGAAGGATTGGCCGGGCGATGTGATCCGTCTCAACATGCTGCGCACGCATTACCGACAGCCGATGGACTGGACGGCGAAGGGTCTCGCGGAAAGCGATTCGCTGCTCAGGCGCTGGCGCGCGGCCATTGACGAAGACGGCGTGGTGAGCGATGGCGATTTCGACGACAGCGCGTTTCTCGATGCACTCGCCGACGACCTCAACACGCCGCTCGCCATCTCGGCGATCCACCAGATGGAGCCGGGCGACAAATTTCGCGCGCTCGATCTGCTCGGCCTCGGCGAACCTGCGGAAGATCCGCGTTTGAAGGCGGTGAACGAAAACGCGATCGAGGCGCGAATTACCGCGCGGCTGGCGGCCCGCAAATCGAAGGACTGGGCGGAGGCTGACCGCATCCGCAACGAGCTGGCCGCGATGGGCGTCGCGTTGAAGGACGCGAAGAACCCGGCGACAGGCGAAATCGAGACGACCTGGGAAATCGCGCGGTAG
- the cimA gene encoding citramalate synthase yields the protein MKKRLYLFDTTLRDGAQTLGVDFSLEDKHLIAKRLDALGIDYIEGGYPGANPVDTAFFEAPPKLNAKLVAFGMTKRAGRSTSNDPGFQQLLSAKADAVCLVAKSWDFHVDLQLGITLDENLDAIRASVAAVVERGRESIIDCEHFFDGYKANPDYALACAKAAYEAGARWVVLCDTNGGTLPHEVAKIVAAVTSVLPGDHIGIHAHNDTEQGVANSLSAVLSGACQVQGTLNGLGERCGNANLTSIIPTLLLKDDFGGAFETRVTPSALKTLTSVSRQFDELMNRQPNRHAPYVGESAFAHKGGIHASAVNKEPKSYEHVPPESVGNARKLLVSNQAGRSNILAELARIGMEVDKDDPRLAALLDDVKTREAQGYAYEAADASFELLARRALGEVPDFFDVDQFRVMVERRHNAKGELVTVSEAVVKVRIGDDVLMNAGEGNGPVHALDQALRKDLGAYQPSIQDLELVDFRVRILTGGTDAITRVLIECREKSSGVRWFTVGVSPNIVDASFEALLDSINFKLLKDGVAAVARTDSVVLFDGAAVRRSA from the coding sequence ATGAAAAAGCGGCTGTATCTCTTCGACACCACGCTGCGCGATGGTGCGCAAACCCTCGGCGTCGATTTCTCGCTCGAAGACAAGCATCTCATCGCGAAGCGCCTCGACGCGCTCGGCATCGACTATATCGAGGGCGGCTATCCCGGCGCGAACCCGGTGGACACGGCCTTTTTCGAGGCGCCCCCGAAGCTCAACGCGAAGCTCGTCGCCTTCGGCATGACGAAGCGCGCGGGCCGCTCCACCTCGAACGACCCGGGCTTTCAGCAGCTTCTTTCGGCGAAGGCGGACGCGGTCTGTCTCGTCGCGAAGTCCTGGGATTTTCATGTCGACCTGCAACTCGGCATCACGCTCGATGAAAATCTCGACGCCATCCGCGCATCGGTTGCCGCGGTGGTCGAGCGCGGGCGCGAGTCCATCATCGACTGCGAGCACTTCTTCGACGGCTACAAGGCAAACCCGGATTATGCGCTCGCCTGCGCGAAGGCGGCGTACGAGGCGGGCGCGCGCTGGGTGGTGCTGTGCGACACGAACGGCGGCACGCTTCCGCACGAGGTCGCGAAGATCGTGGCGGCGGTGACAAGCGTGCTCCCCGGCGACCACATCGGCATCCACGCGCATAACGACACCGAGCAGGGTGTGGCGAATTCGCTTTCCGCCGTGCTATCGGGCGCGTGTCAGGTGCAGGGCACGTTGAACGGCCTCGGCGAGCGCTGCGGCAACGCGAACCTGACCTCCATCATCCCGACGCTGCTGCTGAAAGACGATTTCGGGGGCGCGTTCGAGACGCGTGTCACGCCCTCCGCGCTGAAGACGCTCACCTCCGTGTCGCGCCAGTTCGACGAACTCATGAACCGCCAGCCGAACCGCCACGCGCCCTATGTCGGCGAATCGGCCTTCGCGCACAAGGGCGGCATTCACGCCTCGGCGGTGAACAAGGAGCCGAAATCCTACGAGCACGTGCCGCCGGAGAGTGTCGGCAACGCGCGGAAGCTGCTCGTCTCCAATCAGGCGGGACGGTCGAACATCCTGGCGGAACTCGCGCGCATCGGCATGGAGGTCGACAAGGACGATCCGCGCCTCGCCGCGCTCCTCGACGATGTGAAGACGCGCGAGGCGCAAGGATACGCCTATGAAGCGGCCGACGCCTCTTTCGAGCTTCTCGCGCGGCGGGCGCTTGGCGAGGTGCCCGATTTCTTCGACGTGGATCAGTTCCGCGTCATGGTGGAACGCCGCCACAACGCGAAGGGCGAGCTTGTCACGGTGTCCGAGGCGGTCGTCAAGGTGCGTATCGGCGACGACGTTCTCATGAATGCCGGCGAAGGCAATGGCCCGGTGCATGCGCTCGACCAGGCGTTGAGAAAGGATCTCGGCGCCTATCAGCCGAGCATACAGGATCTCGAACTTGTGGATTTCCGCGTGCGTATCCTGACCGGCGGCACGGACGCGATCACGCGCGTGCTCATCGAGTGCCGGGAAAAATCATCGGGCGTGCGCTGGTTCACGGTGGGCGTCTCGCCCAATATTGTAGATGCGTCGTTCGAGGCGTTGCTCGATTCCATCAATTTCAAGCTTCTGAAAGACGGGGTGGCGGCGGTCGCACGCACGGACAGCGTGGTGCTTTTCGATGGCGCGGCCGTGAGAAGGAGCGCCTGA
- a CDS encoding DUF423 domain-containing protein, whose protein sequence is MGRFWIFIAAVLGALSVAAGAIGAHEVTADASRQAFASAALYHTLHSLALLGVGVVLFISQGWRTRVGTIFLNLAALLFVVGIVLFSGGIYARHTEIFATPFGVVPAGGAALIGAWLAFAIGALGLRR, encoded by the coding sequence ATGGGGCGTTTCTGGATTTTCATCGCGGCGGTTCTTGGCGCGCTCTCGGTCGCGGCCGGAGCCATCGGCGCGCACGAGGTGACGGCCGATGCGTCGCGTCAGGCGTTCGCTTCGGCGGCGCTTTATCACACGCTGCATTCGCTTGCGCTGCTCGGCGTCGGCGTCGTGCTCTTCATCTCGCAGGGCTGGCGGACGCGTGTCGGCACGATCTTCCTGAACCTCGCGGCGCTGCTGTTCGTCGTCGGGATCGTCTTGTTCTCGGGCGGCATCTATGCGCGCCATACGGAGATCTTCGCGACGCCGTTCGGCGTGGTTCCCGCTGGCGGCGCGGCCCTCATCGGCGCCTGGCTGGCTTTCGCCATCGGCGCTCTCGGTTTGCGCCGTTAG
- a CDS encoding SHOCT domain-containing protein, translating into MTNLTPEGERLVAAIADRYQIAIDSVKIMFDAVIRGGGSMAQFNLSEFGGGGQWMRGGMTMVGDMFNNSAKVTVDNLCNELSNLMFQPGIFAPQPQQQPYANQNHSNQQQQQSGGFPGQQQQSGDYGQSQYQGGGFGQSSSGGWWPSELGNPSSTGGQNTTRYAYFPHANRLAIDYGNGRVEIYDTTGYSVYGFGQQQGGGESMTFSSQNGTVRIDTLPRVGGAAGQNAPAAVSHGGEHASPAAVTTSGATTVSELQNAGLALLEQLGGLRDKGYISEEEFAAKKAEILKRL; encoded by the coding sequence ATGACAAACCTGACGCCCGAGGGCGAACGCCTCGTCGCCGCCATCGCCGACCGCTATCAGATCGCCATCGACTCCGTGAAGATCATGTTCGACGCCGTCATTCGCGGCGGCGGAAGCATGGCGCAGTTCAACTTGTCCGAGTTCGGCGGCGGCGGCCAGTGGATGCGGGGCGGCATGACCATGGTAGGCGACATGTTCAACAATTCCGCCAAGGTTACGGTCGACAATCTCTGCAATGAGTTGTCTAACCTGATGTTCCAGCCGGGTATCTTCGCGCCGCAACCGCAGCAGCAACCTTACGCCAACCAGAATCACTCGAATCAGCAGCAGCAACAATCGGGCGGTTTTCCGGGGCAGCAACAGCAGTCGGGCGATTACGGACAGTCGCAATATCAGGGCGGCGGCTTCGGCCAATCCTCGTCGGGCGGCTGGTGGCCGTCGGAGCTTGGCAACCCGTCGTCGACGGGCGGGCAGAACACGACGCGTTATGCCTATTTCCCCCACGCAAATCGCCTCGCCATCGATTACGGAAATGGGCGCGTCGAAATTTACGACACCACGGGCTACTCGGTCTATGGCTTCGGGCAGCAGCAGGGCGGCGGCGAGAGCATGACGTTTTCGAGCCAGAACGGCACCGTGCGCATCGACACGCTGCCGCGCGTCGGCGGCGCTGCCGGGCAAAACGCGCCCGCTGCCGTGTCGCATGGCGGCGAACACGCGTCGCCCGCAGCGGTAACGACCTCCGGCGCGACCACGGTCAGCGAGCTGCAAAATGCGGGGCTGGCCCTTCTCGAACAGCTCGGCGGCTTGCGCGACAAGGGATATATTTCCGAAGAAGAGTTTGCTGCGAAGAAAGCGGAAATTCTGAAGCGGCTGTAG
- the hslU gene encoding ATP-dependent protease ATPase subunit HslU, translating into MSEVNFSPREIVSELDRHIVGQNDAKRAVAIALRNRWRRQQLKDDMREEVLPKNILMIGPTGVGKTEISRRLAKLANAPFLKVEATKFTEVGYVGRDVDQIIRDLVESAISLVRETKRKEVRAKAHLLAEDRVLTALVGPHASPATKDAFRKKLRDGELDEKEIEIQVADTGGPMGGFEIPGMPGSSISMMNLNDVLGKAFGQRTKTRRLSVRDSYEVLINDESDKLLDNEAVVQDAITAVEENGIVFLDEIDKITARSERMGADVSREGVQRDLLPLIEGTTVSTKYGPVKTDHILFIASGAFHVAKPSDMLPELQGRLPIRVELQALTGDDFRRILREPKSSLIKQSIALMATEGVELEFSEDAIDAIADVAVEVNANVENIGARRLSTVMERVLDEISFEAADKARTKFVIDAAYVKAQVGDLAKNADLSKFIL; encoded by the coding sequence ATGTCTGAAGTCAATTTTTCCCCGCGCGAGATCGTCTCCGAACTCGACCGCCACATCGTCGGCCAGAACGACGCGAAACGCGCCGTCGCCATCGCCTTGCGCAATCGCTGGCGCAGGCAGCAGCTCAAGGACGACATGCGCGAGGAGGTGCTCCCGAAGAACATCCTCATGATCGGCCCGACGGGCGTCGGCAAGACGGAGATTTCGCGCCGCCTCGCCAAGCTCGCCAATGCGCCGTTCCTCAAGGTCGAAGCCACGAAATTCACCGAAGTCGGGTATGTCGGCCGGGACGTGGACCAGATCATCCGCGACCTCGTCGAAAGCGCGATCAGCCTCGTGCGCGAGACGAAGCGCAAGGAAGTGCGCGCAAAGGCCCATCTTCTGGCGGAAGACCGGGTGCTCACCGCGCTCGTCGGGCCGCATGCCAGCCCCGCCACCAAAGACGCGTTCCGCAAGAAGCTGCGCGATGGCGAACTCGACGAAAAGGAAATCGAGATCCAGGTGGCCGATACGGGTGGCCCGATGGGCGGCTTCGAGATCCCGGGCATGCCCGGCTCGTCCATAAGCATGATGAATCTCAACGATGTGCTCGGCAAGGCGTTCGGCCAGCGCACCAAGACGCGCCGTCTTTCCGTGCGCGATTCTTACGAGGTGCTGATCAACGACGAAAGCGACAAGCTGCTCGACAACGAGGCCGTGGTTCAGGATGCGATCACGGCGGTGGAGGAAAACGGCATCGTCTTCCTCGACGAGATAGACAAGATCACCGCGCGGTCCGAACGCATGGGCGCCGACGTCAGCCGCGAGGGCGTGCAGCGCGACCTGTTGCCGCTGATCGAGGGAACGACCGTCAGCACCAAATACGGCCCGGTGAAAACCGACCATATCCTGTTCATCGCGTCGGGTGCGTTCCATGTGGCGAAGCCGTCGGACATGTTGCCCGAGTTGCAGGGCCGTCTGCCGATCCGCGTCGAGCTTCAGGCGCTGACGGGCGACGATTTCCGCCGCATCCTGCGCGAGCCGAAATCGAGCCTCATCAAGCAATCCATCGCGCTCATGGCAACCGAGGGCGTGGAACTTGAGTTCAGCGAGGACGCCATCGACGCCATCGCCGATGTGGCAGTGGAAGTGAACGCGAATGTCGAAAATATCGGCGCGCGCCGTCTCTCTACTGTCATGGAGCGCGTGCTGGATGAAATCAGCTTCGAGGCGGCAGACAAGGCGCGGACGAAGTTCGTCATCGACGCGGCATATGTCAAGGCGCAGGTCGGAGATCTCGCGAAGAACGCGGACCTGTCGAAATTCATTCTTTAG
- the hslV gene encoding ATP-dependent protease subunit HslV has protein sequence MTHFAQSPHDPTGWHGTTILTVRKGGRVVVAGDGQVSLGQTVIKANAKKVRTLGKGNVISGFAGATADAFTLFERLESKLEMYPDQLVRACVDLAKDWRTDRYLRRLEAMMIVADKNATLVLTGTGDVLEPERAVMGIGSGGNYALAAARALLDTDLSAEDIARRSMAIAADICVYTNNNIIVESLPSNV, from the coding sequence ATGACGCATTTTGCGCAATCCCCTCACGACCCCACAGGCTGGCACGGCACCACAATTCTTACCGTTCGCAAGGGCGGCCGGGTGGTCGTAGCCGGTGACGGACAGGTGTCCCTCGGCCAGACGGTTATCAAGGCCAACGCGAAGAAGGTCCGAACCCTCGGCAAGGGCAATGTGATCTCAGGCTTCGCGGGAGCGACCGCCGACGCGTTCACGCTGTTCGAGCGCCTCGAATCCAAGCTTGAAATGTATCCCGACCAGCTTGTCCGCGCTTGCGTCGATCTCGCGAAGGATTGGCGCACCGACCGCTATCTGCGCCGCCTCGAAGCCATGATGATCGTCGCCGACAAGAACGCGACGCTGGTGCTCACCGGCACGGGCGATGTGCTGGAACCCGAGCGCGCCGTCATGGGCATCGGCTCCGGCGGCAATTATGCGCTCGCCGCCGCCCGCGCGCTCCTCGACACTGACCTCTCCGCGGAGGACATCGCGCGCAGATCCATGGCCATCGCCGCCGACATCTGCGTTTACACGAACAACAACATCATCGTCGAAAGCCTGCCGTCCAATGTCTGA
- the hisB gene encoding imidazoleglycerol-phosphate dehydratase HisB: MRKARIERKTKETGIAVEVNLDGTGAFSIATGVGFFDHMLEQLSKHSRIDITLSAEGDLHVDQHHTVEDVGIALGQAIAQALGDKRGIGRYAHAYLPMDETLTRVALDISGRPYLIWRVTFPTEKIGQMDTELFREFFQALAQNAGITLHIETLYGENAHHIAESCFKGLARALREAILIDEAARGEIPSTKGQLGG, translated from the coding sequence GTGAGAAAAGCGCGGATCGAACGGAAGACAAAGGAAACCGGGATCGCTGTCGAGGTGAATCTGGACGGAACCGGCGCTTTTTCAATAGCGACGGGTGTCGGCTTTTTCGACCACATGCTGGAGCAGCTTTCTAAGCACTCCCGCATCGACATCACCCTCTCGGCCGAGGGCGACCTGCATGTCGACCAGCATCACACGGTTGAAGACGTCGGCATCGCGCTGGGGCAAGCCATCGCGCAGGCGCTGGGCGACAAGCGCGGCATCGGCCGCTACGCGCACGCCTATCTGCCCATGGACGAAACGCTGACGCGCGTGGCGCTCGATATTTCGGGCCGCCCCTACCTGATCTGGCGCGTGACGTTTCCGACCGAGAAGATCGGCCAGATGGACACGGAGCTTTTCCGCGAGTTCTTTCAGGCGCTGGCACAGAATGCCGGGATCACGCTTCACATCGAGACGCTCTACGGCGAAAATGCGCATCATATCGCCGAAAGCTGCTTCAAAGGCTTGGCGCGGGCGCTGCGCGAGGCCATTCTGATCGACGAGGCCGCGCGCGGCGAAATTCCATCGACGAAAGGGCAGCTCGGCGGGTGA
- a CDS encoding DUF2628 domain-containing protein, with the protein MIIYTVHEPPHSTGNVEERSEHVAFVREGFTFWGFLFGPFWLLWNRLWLEAIAVAALAAGLYAILIQFGAGEQTAGIVNLLVALIIGFEGNDLIRWRLQRKGYTFISSVAGRDREECEHRFFAAWMPPVAGIGGGRASGPVKGAWQTPHSVGTWPEATA; encoded by the coding sequence ATGATCATTTACACTGTGCACGAGCCGCCGCACTCCACCGGCAATGTCGAGGAGCGCTCCGAACACGTTGCCTTCGTGCGTGAGGGCTTCACGTTCTGGGGCTTTCTGTTCGGCCCGTTCTGGCTGCTCTGGAATCGCCTCTGGCTGGAAGCCATCGCCGTGGCGGCGCTGGCGGCGGGGCTTTATGCAATCCTGATCCAATTCGGCGCAGGCGAACAGACCGCGGGAATCGTCAATCTGCTTGTGGCGCTCATCATCGGCTTCGAGGGCAACGACCTCATCCGCTGGCGGCTCCAGCGTAAGGGGTACACCTTCATTTCATCCGTTGCCGGGCGCGACCGCGAGGAATGCGAGCACCGCTTCTTCGCGGCATGGATGCCTCCCGTGGCCGGGATCGGCGGCGGAAGGGCTTCCGGCCCGGTCAAGGGCGCATGGCAGACGCCGCACTCCGTGGGCACCTGGCCGGAGGCGACGGCCTGA
- the hisH gene encoding imidazole glycerol phosphate synthase subunit HisH, which yields MSVAIVDYQSGNLHSAAKAFERAAREGGFDTDIRVTSDPEAVRRADRVVLPGVGAFGDCYRGLSETPGMIEALKEAVFDRGRPFFGICVGMQMLADRGLEHGEHRGLGWIGGEVALIAPSDARLKIPHMGWNTLDMARPHPLLDGIPGGEEGWHAYFVHSYHFKPTDTADVVARTDYAGPITALVARDNIAGSQFHPEKSQKLGLRLISNFLRWRP from the coding sequence ATGAGCGTCGCAATCGTCGATTACCAGTCGGGAAACCTTCACTCAGCGGCCAAGGCGTTCGAGCGCGCGGCGCGCGAAGGCGGCTTCGACACCGACATCCGCGTAACCTCGGACCCCGAAGCCGTGCGCCGCGCCGACCGCGTGGTGCTGCCGGGCGTCGGTGCGTTCGGGGACTGTTATCGCGGGCTCTCGGAAACGCCCGGCATGATCGAGGCGTTGAAGGAAGCCGTGTTCGACCGCGGACGACCGTTCTTTGGCATCTGCGTCGGCATGCAGATGCTGGCGGATCGCGGGCTTGAGCATGGCGAGCACAGGGGGCTTGGCTGGATCGGCGGCGAGGTGGCCCTCATCGCGCCGTCCGACGCGCGCCTCAAGATCCCGCATATGGGCTGGAACACGCTCGACATGGCGCGCCCGCATCCGCTGCTGGACGGCATTCCCGGCGGCGAGGAGGGCTGGCACGCCTATTTCGTGCATTCCTATCACTTCAAGCCGACGGATACGGCCGACGTGGTGGCGCGCACGGATTACGCCGGCCCGATCACGGCGCTCGTCGCTCGCGACAACATCGCGGGCAGCCAGTTCCACCCGGAGAAAAGCCAGAAGCTCGGCCTCAGGCTGATTTCAAATTTCTTGCGGTGGCGGCCTTGA
- the hisA gene encoding 1-(5-phosphoribosyl)-5-[(5-phosphoribosylamino)methylideneamino]imidazole-4-carboxamide isomerase produces MILYPAIDLKDGQCVRLKQGLMDQATVFNDDPADQARQFQAQGFSALHVVDLNGAFEGRSVNADAVTHILAAVTIPVQLGGGIRTLEGVSHWIDRGVSRVILGTAAVRDPHLVKEACARFPGKIAVGIDAKDGRVAVQGWAETSELSAVDLAQRLADVGVAAIIYTDIARDGMLTGLNLEATAELARAVHIPVIASGGLAGIADIERLLSPAHAIIAGAIAGRALYDGRLDPKAALALIGGAS; encoded by the coding sequence ATGATTCTCTATCCCGCCATCGATCTCAAAGACGGGCAATGCGTGCGCTTGAAACAAGGTCTGATGGATCAGGCCACGGTGTTCAACGACGACCCGGCGGATCAGGCGAGGCAGTTCCAGGCGCAAGGCTTCTCCGCGTTGCATGTCGTGGACCTGAACGGCGCGTTTGAAGGCCGCTCGGTCAACGCCGACGCCGTGACGCACATCCTCGCGGCGGTCACGATCCCGGTGCAGCTCGGCGGCGGTATACGCACGCTCGAAGGCGTGTCGCACTGGATCGACCGGGGCGTGTCGCGGGTGATCCTCGGCACGGCCGCCGTGCGCGATCCTCATCTCGTGAAGGAAGCGTGCGCCCGCTTTCCGGGAAAGATCGCGGTCGGCATCGATGCGAAGGATGGCCGCGTTGCGGTACAGGGCTGGGCCGAAACGTCCGAGCTTTCGGCTGTGGACCTTGCGCAGCGCCTTGCCGACGTGGGCGTCGCCGCGATCATCTACACCGACATCGCGCGGGACGGCATGCTGACCGGCCTCAATCTCGAAGCGACCGCCGAACTGGCCCGCGCCGTGCACATTCCCGTGATCGCGTCCGGCGGACTTGCCGGCATCGCCGACATCGAAAGGCTTCTGTCCCCGGCCCATGCCATCATCGCGGGCGCTATCGCGGGCCGTGCGCTTTACGACGGGCGGCTCGATCCCAAGGCGGCGCTTGCGCTCATCGGCGGGGCATCCTGA